Proteins from one Cryptomeria japonica chromosome 4, Sugi_1.0, whole genome shotgun sequence genomic window:
- the LOC131875317 gene encoding uncharacterized protein LOC131875317 yields the protein MRLDRLGITAVFPCVFCGFFMESLDHVFLHCRFASDWWYWLFGRIQYFIFEVVISYIYKNLDPLCSFFHWDNWVTWNWEALRVIPSHGAVSLDLSSVVKRRLAKWSPPLQLSFKLNFDGAAKGNSGKSRIGAVLFDHNSKLVKVACKYIGFGSNNSAEFHALSFGLDLAISH from the exons ATGAGAttagataggcttgggattacagctgtgtttccttgtgtgttttgtggCTTCTTCATGGAATCTTTGGACCATGTGTTTTTGCATTGTCGGTTTGCTTCAGATTGGTGGTATTGGCTGTTTG GTAGGATTCAATATTTCATTTTTGAGGTGGTGATTTCCTATATTTATAAAAATTTGGATCCTTTATGTTCCTTTTTccattgggataattgggtgacATGGAATTGGGAGGCTCTTCGAGTCATTCCCTCTCATGGGGCtgtatcattagatttatcttctgTTGTCAAGCGTAGGCTTGCTAAATGGTCCCCTCCACTGCAACtctcttttaaattaaattttgatggggctgccaagGGCAATTCGGGCAAATCCAGGATTGGAGCTGTCCTTTTTGACCATAACTCAAAATTGGTCAAAGTTGCTTGTAAGTATATTGGTTTTGGTTCTAACAATTctgcagaatttcatgctttatcATTTGGTCTGGATTTAGCTATTTCTCATTAA